In one window of Microbispora sp. ZYX-F-249 DNA:
- a CDS encoding tetratricopeptide repeat protein, producing MMTTDPTLTRIGQGVELHHHRGQREAARDLFAQIWDDIGGEQGDPLHVCVLAHSMADVQDDVDQELMWDLRALAAADRVTDEAVAQAGVPLPVTGLYPSLHLNLSECYRKLGDLDRAREHLRQARAGIGALGDDDYGRLIKGGLERLAEQLGEAV from the coding sequence ATGATGACCACCGACCCGACGCTGACCCGGATCGGCCAGGGGGTGGAGCTGCATCACCATCGAGGCCAGCGCGAAGCCGCTCGCGACCTGTTCGCCCAGATTTGGGATGACATCGGCGGCGAGCAAGGTGACCCGCTGCATGTGTGCGTTCTCGCGCACTCGATGGCCGATGTGCAGGACGACGTGGACCAGGAGCTGATGTGGGATCTGCGCGCGCTTGCCGCCGCCGATCGGGTCACCGATGAGGCGGTGGCGCAGGCTGGGGTGCCGCTTCCCGTGACGGGCCTGTACCCGTCGTTGCACCTGAACTTGAGCGAGTGCTATCGCAAGCTGGGCGATCTCGATCGCGCCCGTGAGCATCTGCGGCAGGCTCGAGCCGGGATCGGCGCGCTTGGCGACGACGATTACGGGCGGCTCATCAAGGGTGGCCTGGAGCGGCTGGCCGAGCAGTTGGGTGAGGCCGTCTGA
- a CDS encoding TetR/AcrR family transcriptional regulator: MAAAIALIDEEGLESFSLRRLATRLDAGPMTLYWHVQNKDRLLDLVLDTLIGEVPPPAPEGPWAERVATVIRDIRAAYIRHHRAVPILATRPAVGPNALRLTEALLAVLREAGFPPTAIPTAYQSLLNYAAGSVLAECLPVSEPPEISPEVHPTLAGLSPRFAAITPDDTFEYGLRRLLAGLAQDVEPTPH, translated from the coding sequence GTGGCCGCCGCAATCGCGCTCATCGACGAGGAAGGGCTGGAGTCGTTCAGCCTGCGCCGCCTGGCCACCCGCCTCGACGCCGGCCCGATGACCCTCTACTGGCATGTGCAGAACAAGGACCGGCTCCTCGACCTCGTCCTGGACACCCTCATCGGCGAGGTGCCGCCGCCCGCACCGGAGGGCCCGTGGGCCGAGCGTGTGGCCACGGTCATCCGCGATATCCGGGCCGCCTACATCCGGCACCATCGGGCGGTGCCGATCCTGGCCACCCGTCCCGCCGTCGGTCCGAACGCCCTTCGCCTGACCGAGGCCCTGCTCGCCGTACTCCGCGAGGCGGGCTTCCCGCCCACCGCCATCCCGACCGCTTACCAGTCACTGCTGAACTACGCCGCAGGGTCGGTCCTCGCCGAATGCCTGCCGGTGTCGGAGCCCCCCGAGATCTCACCCGAGGTCCATCCCACGCTGGCAGGGCTCTCCCCGCGGTTCGCCGCCATCACGCCCGACGACACCTTCGAGTACGGCCTGCGGCGGCTCCTCGCCGGCCTTGCTCAGGACGTCGAACCGACCCCGCACTGA